The genome window AAAACAATTCAAAGAGTCAGGTGGTAGTTTGGAATGAAGGGCAAGAGTTAGagtgaggtcaaaggtcaaaggtttaCCAGAGTAGTGGTAGTCTCCGGTGGGCGACGGCTGTGAGAACAGCAGCATCTCCAGAGTGGCCTGcacaggagagagggatggagaaggtggagaagagagggatgagGCATGCAGTGGTTCTGAGGTGAACTGactggaaggaaagaaagaaagaaagaaagaaagaaagaaagaaagaaagaaagaaagaaagaaagaaagaaagaaagaaagaatttgtGAATAATGCTGCATGGAAGTTAGTGATGGTGGGTGGAGGAATGGTGAAATGATGGAATGAGTGCATGGtaaagaatgaatgaaggaaaagacagacagacagacagacagacagtcagacagacaggcagacagtcagacagacagacagacagacagacagacagacagacagtcaggcagacagacaggcagacagacagacagacagacagacagacagtcagacagtcaggcagacagacagacagacagacagacagacagacagtcagacagtcaggcagacagacagtcagacaggcagacaggcagacagacagacagacagtcagacagacagacagacagacagacagtcagacagtcaggcagacagacagacaggcaggcagacagacagacagacagacagtcagacagtcaggcagacagacagtcagacagtcagacaggcagacagacagacagacagtcagacagacagtcagacagacagacagacaggcagacagtcagtcagtcagacagacagacagacagacaggcagacaggcagacagacagacagtcagacagacagacagacagacaggcagacaggcagacagacagacagacagacagacagacagacagtcagacagacaggcagacagacagacagtcagacagacagacagtcagacagacagacagacagacagacagacagacagacaggcagacaggcagacagacagacagacagacagacagtcagacagacaggcagacagacagacagacagacagacagacagacagtcagacagacagacagacagacaggattaCCATTGTGTTCCCCTGACAGTAGTGCAGACAGTGCAGAGCCAGCTCGGTGTTACTGCCCCCTCCTGGCAGACAGCTAGAACTACACATGAACAGCAGCTTCTCCACTGTGCACACAGAACATCAGCAGTTAGTCTAGTATAATGTTAACATCTCCTGCTGAGTTGTCAGGGCCTGTCTAACATCACTGTCTACATTTACCGAGGTTCTCTGAGTCGGTGCTCTCCTCCAGCTTGTCCCACGGTTTCCAGAGCAACTGTTCCCGAGGAGATTCCTCCTCAGGCGACCACACACCTGAGCCCTCTCCACCTGCAGAGCATGGAGGAATCTCTGCCTGGAAGTCACGGCCCACGTTGATACACCTGGAGAGAGAAGTACAGAGGGAGGGGCGGGGTTTAAAAGTGATGACGCCCTAAATAGCTGCACAGAACTCAAGTTTCCTCTGAGGCTTTCACTCACGGCGACACGCTGCCCTGATCGTCTTCTCCTCCACACGCTGCCTCCTCCCCTCTGCgatggagagatgagagggaggagtACAGCCCGCTCCCCCTGCGTGCAGGATTAAGCAGGGGTCGAGGAGTGTAGCGGCCCCTCTTCTGACCCCTGCTGGAGTgaagcatgctgggaaatggAGTTCCAGTGTAGATCTGGGGCACTTGTTGCTGTAAGAACAGGGACACTGTCAGGATTGTCACTTTGAGATTGAAACATTTAGAATGTGGTAAAGacctgacatgtttttgtggGTTTGACGCTCCTAAAGCAGCAAGCCCTAAAAGATGTGTTTATGAGctaaatttagtttttcagttctGTGTATGTCCATCACCTCTTCAACAGGACAAACAGCTCAGTCGAAGGTGAATAACACGCCTTTTCCCACAAACTGTGAATCCGTTTCGTTTACACACTGCATCTATTCTGTTcatgtctgaaaataaaaagccagACTGCGGTTTTAGAAGCAGTGATGCAGCTGGAATGAACGTAATTTCTTGACAAACAACCATTTATGTTTCCGCCCACTCCATCCTCACAGCTTCTCCAGCTGTAGCGAGAGGTGTAACCCGTCTCCTGGTTTGTGGACGGAGGTGTGCAAACCTGGCGACCACAGTGAGCTTCAGAGgcacaacatgtttgtttggacatGTCACGCTGAGTAAACTCATAAATCTTCCACTTAATTACATGTCTTACAGCCTGTAATGAATTTATGTATTAAATTAATATAATTCTTCTGAAAAATCCAGTGCCATGATTTGCTACCACAAGGTTACATACACGTGACTTTATAGGTAATATTGCTTCCCCAgccacacaaacataaatgtattacacacacatatacacacacacggcaaaACAGGCCACCATAAGTTAAAGACGCAACGTAGGCTTCTTTAAAATTCATCAGTGCTAATTTCCATCCCACTTTATCAACAGAGCTTCATAAACTGAGCACCAGATCTTAACTTCCTCCTGTCGGCACCCAACTCATATTTCAGTAAAGATTTTCCAGTTTTGAAGTGAAAGTGCTTCCTTAATTTTCCAGTTTTGCAATATGAGCTTCTTATTAACTGCTGACGCTAAATCTAAATATCTTGAAATCAAGATATCGCTGAAGAGTGGCAGCGCAGAAAGTCTTGATGTGGACCTGTTCAGAGGAAAGtgagggcactttatcatgatTAATCTACCATAGaggcatccaagagggcactttagtgaTGTTATTTCAAACATGGGGGCACGCCGCCAGAGCCCACCAACATGCTGAGAGCGATTACCTTcccagtgcattgtgggattcAAGGCGAAACAAGAATACAAGGGATACAAAGACCTGCACTTCCATGttgaaaatgtaactttattCAAACGGTGGAGAGTTCACGTAAACTGGACCAAGCTAGCTGCTCACTGAGGCTCCAGATGTGCTAacatcaacatgctaacatgctaaaagACACTCACGGTGACAATGTTCACTGTTTGGcaggttaaaggtgcattatgttgtttgggggaagaaattttaatcagaagagaaagatcttttttgtgcctaaaaaaactaaactaagcatttatttgatgactgaagaaactgaataaacaaactaacagtAAAGGACAACATACtgttatactttgtttatatgtggcggaccctgccacctttctagcttcaaacagtgttcagagTACAGCCTGTTTCATagaaaaaataatctaaaaaatctaattttgtattattacctcattaatattgtaaatattaaaattcagagtttgaatttcttcttcaaaaccaCTTAGTGCTCCTTAAACCATGAGCACCATCTgggttagcatgttagcacgcAAACATTTATTggacaacattttgtttggctAACAGCATTTTAATCCAGCGAGGGGAGATTGTGCATCAACAGGAGGTTCTCATAACATGTATGCTCACAACCTGGCAACTGGAACTGGAGGCATGAACACATAACTGCTATCGTCTCACACtcagcaggagaaaacacacatgctgatTACTGTACCTGTAGGTGTTgctggctctgattggctgatccGTTCTTGACTTTCTGGCTCACCATGTAAGGAGTTATCTTTTCTGATGCCTCATAACGGTGTGAAGGATGAGAGGGAAGATGGAAGGAGGGATGCAGGGACGGAGTGCTGGAGGGGCAGGTGGTGCTGGGTGGATGGAGGGAAGTGAGGAATGGCGACTCTGGAGACTGAACGATGTTTTGCGAGGCTGCAAAATGGGGGGAAACAGATGAAAGTCAAGGTGTTGTCATGACGTAGCCAATTCCTCGTTAGTGATTGTACAACTGATTAATCTTGTCAACATGGAAGAAAGTCAGACGAAACTAGTCACTATCTGTGTAATCTTTGCAGACAGGAAAGCACAACGTCAGAAACTGACATAATCTGTTCTTTGGGAAACAACAATCACTTCTTGTGAAAAACCCACATACGGACCACAGCACACATGCTGTACCTAAGGATGGACCATGTGCTGGTTGGTACTTGtgaacatatatttttttaaatggtttacCAATGGTTTCATATGTGAcagtgtgaaaagtgaaaatgtgatttgcATGTAGGAAATGGGAAATTTCACAAGCTCACCCTCGAAAACCCACATGTCTCGTAATTTACATGTGGGTATTAACCTGTGGTTGCTCTTGTACAAGGGGGAACAAAGTTAACGTGAcatatttcatctttaaaggtgaactgtgtagttttggggacaGAATTTTAATCTgtagagaaagatcttcattgactgtcGTACAAACACTCTTCGTTTTtacgactgaataaactgacttCAAATGACGAAACAAAGTCATTCtcgtttactttgtttatatgtggcggaccctgccacctttctagcttgaaacagtgttctgttgaacttattttcctctgagaacaggctgtttattcagttgtggaaaagATAAATCTTTCTGAATCTGTATTATTGCCTCAGTAATAGTCAAAACATAACATTcctgagtttgagtttcttctgCAAAACTACATATTGACAAACTCTATAAAATCTCTCTTCAGAACACACAGCTCCTCACCTGTGATGTTGCCATAGTTGCCCTCGATGTTGCTGTGGTCGTCTGACGACTGTGAAAATCTGTGTGCCAGGAGTGGAAACTTCCATATCATCCCAGAGGAGTGGATGGACGGCAGAGACTGAAGGCGGGATGTGAAAAACTGGACCGATTCTCCCCCCTGGGACACTGAATGCCCGGTGCCGACAACTGCAATGGGAGAGTCCATTTTGGAGGGtgagtgggagggaggaggtaaAGGTGTGGGAGGAGGACTGAGAACAGAAGACGCGAGGTGAGATGatgtgggaggagaggggaaagacGCCAGAGAGGGCTGcgtgggtgaggaggaggaggacggaggcaGGTGGGCGTCTGAATCAAAAGCACAGCTGTGCCTCGACTTCTTCACCAGACCAGGGAACTGTCCGAAATCCCACACCTGTCCCGAGGAATCCAAACTGGGAAACACGGGGAATCTTCTCTTCCGGTGGGAGAGGAAGGCCTCGGAGAAGGAGTCCAGTTTCTGAGTGTAGGTCCCGCTGCCGATGCTGATTGGTGAAGCCAGGTGAGTCCACCTGCTCTCTGCGGTCTGACTCGAGGGGGAAACGCTGAGCCAGGGTCCCTCAACATCTGCTGGCTGAAGCTGATCCTCACCGGAGCCACAGCTGGACCCATAATCCTCTTCTCTTCCGAGATAATTATCACTCACTCTCGAGTCAGTCCTACagtactctacactgctgtcGCTAAAGCTTCCCACCGCATTTCTGTTGTAGGAAGTAGACTGTTTGGTAAAGAGGCTGGTGTTAGCCTCCCTGTTGTAAACCGTTTCACTTTTAGCTTCGTAGCCTACATGGTTATAGTTTGCTCTGAGTTCACGCCTGACTCCTTCCTCACTGCCACAATTTATGGGGtaaaaaacatcatttgtgtTGCCGTAGCAATCCCCTTTACTGTAAAAGTCCTCTGCGATGCTTTCACAACTCTCCCCGTCCTCCCAGATGTCCTCTTTTTTGCTGCTGCCATACCAAGCGTCGGCAAAATGGCTGCCTATCCCGCTCTCTCCGTCACGCTGGCCGCCCATGTTAGCATTTCCATCAAAACCGCTCACACTGGTGTTCAGCAAGCCTCTGTCACCACCCGTGCTCGTCCTCCTCCCCCCAGAGGAGGGGCTTGAAGTCGGGTAGGACGTCGGGGATTCTTCCACTCTGCTTCCATATTGCTCCAGAGGGTCCAGGGCCGGCTGCGGAGAAGGGTATCCCAGATCCGGGCTTTGAAGGCCGGGCAAGGTGATGTGAAAGGGTTGCCGGTGGCgatggtggtgctggtggaggttGGGGAAGGATTGTGTGGATGAACGGTCGTCCATGATGGCTCGCTGGGTGAAGCTATAGTGCCtacaggagacagacagaaaaagactgtGAGACAATGAAATGGAAATCATGTTTTGATACAGACAGACCTAGAAACTGTGATCTCAGCTTGCAAAGAATataactacatttcccagaatgcattcCAGTTTTGTTATCTGCACCACTAATATCATCAAGCTGCTAGATGTCAGAATACCCAAGATATCATCTTTATAACTGTTGAGTCCTAACTACAGCTAATCTGTTAGCATTTCTACGCGGCCGTACTGGTGTCTTGGAATCGGTAGGTTTTTGGTTtcatgcctgaaataaggtcagTGTTTAACTCAAgcttaagacatttttaaagagagTTTTGCTCTGCAACATGTTATACCTGAGTAAATACCCCACAGGTGAATTGTaaagtgtttacatgtctttataaaggtggttgctaacaagtggctaaatgagaccaGTTGTCAGACATTTAACTTCATCATGCTGATCACAGAGACTCTTCTGTCTTTACAGGCA of Acanthopagrus latus isolate v.2019 chromosome 10, fAcaLat1.1, whole genome shotgun sequence contains these proteins:
- the LOC119027824 gene encoding transcriptional-regulating factor 1-like isoform X2; the encoded protein is MNNRRPTCVKRKLSAKDWHYSFTQRAIMDDRSSTQSFPNLHQHHHRHRQPFHITLPGLQSPDLGYPSPQPALDPLEQYGSRVEESPTSYPTSSPSSGGRRTSTGGDRGLLNTSVSGFDGNANMGGQRDGESGIGSHFADAWYGSSKKEDIWEDGESCESIAEDFYSKGDCYGNTNDVFYPINCGSEEGVRRELRANYNHVGYEAKSETVYNREANTSLFTKQSTSYNRNAVGSFSDSSVEYCRTDSRVSDNYLGREEDYGSSCGSGEDQLQPADVEGPWLSVSPSSQTAESRWTHLASPISIGSGTYTQKLDSFSEAFLSHRKRRFPVFPSLDSSGQVWDFGQFPGLVKKSRHSCAFDSDAHLPPSSSSSPTQPSLASFPSPPTSSHLASSVLSPPPTPLPPPSHSPSKMDSPIAVVGTGHSVSQGGESVQFFTSRLQSLPSIHSSGMIWKFPLLAHRFSQSSDDHSNIEGNYGNITASQNIVQSPESPFLTSLHPPSTTCPSSTPSLHPSFHLPSHPSHRYEASEKITPYMVSQKVKNGSANQSQQHLQQQVPQIYTGTPFPSMLHSSRGQKRGRYTPRPLLNPARRGSGLYSSLSSLHRRGEEAACGGEDDQGSVSPCINVGRDFQAEIPPCSAGGEGSGVWSPEEESPREQLLWKPWDKLEESTDSENLVEKLLFMCSSSCLPGGGSNTELALHCLHYCQGNTMATLEMLLFSQPSPTGDYHYSGSESWTDSEKSLFSAALETCGKEFSLIQKMVRTKTVGQCVEFFYLSKKLQDKQKKQKEEENRDGEMQQQKSVTPTCQPVSRQFGLEEAVPVPPLASFFPCKLCGKMFYKIKSRNAHMKIHRQPQEDWTDRRLQQQFLTQRLALSRPSSLMPTPGSALLQPQAPARTFSSPGLPGTQSNADNVLNSVTSSNGIPPSNASVLDPGTVVTYSNIAVSNSHVITNNDGGDSNQREPATVLPFHPSWGSFGQDPAAFYCNVEGKDAVGAGTVGGKEPVSWQ
- the LOC119027824 gene encoding transcriptional-regulating factor 1-like isoform X1; the protein is MNNRRPTCVKRKLSAKDWHYSFTQRAIMDDRSSTQSFPNLHQHHHRHRQPFHITLPGLQSPDLGYPSPQPALDPLEQYGSRVEESPTSYPTSSPSSGGRRTSTGGDRGLLNTSVSGFDGNANMGGQRDGESGIGSHFADAWYGSSKKEDIWEDGESCESIAEDFYSKGDCYGNTNDVFYPINCGSEEGVRRELRANYNHVGYEAKSETVYNREANTSLFTKQSTSYNRNAVGSFSDSSVEYCRTDSRVSDNYLGREEDYGSSCGSGEDQLQPADVEGPWLSVSPSSQTAESRWTHLASPISIGSGTYTQKLDSFSEAFLSHRKRRFPVFPSLDSSGQVWDFGQFPGLVKKSRHSCAFDSDAHLPPSSSSSPTQPSLASFPSPPTSSHLASSVLSPPPTPLPPPSHSPSKMDSPIAVVGTGHSVSQGGESVQFFTSRLQSLPSIHSSGMIWKFPLLAHRFSQSSDDHSNIEGNYGNITASQNIVQSPESPFLTSLHPPSTTCPSSTPSLHPSFHLPSHPSHRYEASEKITPYMVSQKVKNGSANQSQQHLQQQVPQIYTGTPFPSMLHSSRGQKRGRYTPRPLLNPARRGSGLYSSLSSLHRRGEEAACGGEDDQGSVSPCINVGRDFQAEIPPCSAGGEGSGVWSPEEESPREQLLWKPWDKLEESTDSENLVEKLLFMCSSSCLPGGGSNTELALHCLHYCQGNTMFTSEPLHASSLSSPPSPSLSPVQATLEMLLFSQPSPTGDYHYSGSESWTDSEKSLFSAALETCGKEFSLIQKMVRTKTVGQCVEFFYLSKKLQDKQKKQKEEENRDGEMQQQKSVTPTCQPVSRQFGLEEAVPVPPLASFFPCKLCGKMFYKIKSRNAHMKIHRQPQEDWTDRRLQQQFLTQRLALSRPSSLMPTPGSALLQPQAPARTFSSPGLPGTQSNADNVLNSVTSSNGIPPSNASVLDPGTVVTYSNIAVSNSHVITNNDGGDSNQREPATVLPFHPSWGSFGQDPAAFYCNVEGKDAVGAGTVGGKEPVSWQ
- the LOC119027824 gene encoding transcriptional-regulating factor 1-like isoform X3, with translation MDDRSSTQSFPNLHQHHHRHRQPFHITLPGLQSPDLGYPSPQPALDPLEQYGSRVEESPTSYPTSSPSSGGRRTSTGGDRGLLNTSVSGFDGNANMGGQRDGESGIGSHFADAWYGSSKKEDIWEDGESCESIAEDFYSKGDCYGNTNDVFYPINCGSEEGVRRELRANYNHVGYEAKSETVYNREANTSLFTKQSTSYNRNAVGSFSDSSVEYCRTDSRVSDNYLGREEDYGSSCGSGEDQLQPADVEGPWLSVSPSSQTAESRWTHLASPISIGSGTYTQKLDSFSEAFLSHRKRRFPVFPSLDSSGQVWDFGQFPGLVKKSRHSCAFDSDAHLPPSSSSSPTQPSLASFPSPPTSSHLASSVLSPPPTPLPPPSHSPSKMDSPIAVVGTGHSVSQGGESVQFFTSRLQSLPSIHSSGMIWKFPLLAHRFSQSSDDHSNIEGNYGNITASQNIVQSPESPFLTSLHPPSTTCPSSTPSLHPSFHLPSHPSHRYEASEKITPYMVSQKVKNGSANQSQQHLQQQVPQIYTGTPFPSMLHSSRGQKRGRYTPRPLLNPARRGSGLYSSLSSLHRRGEEAACGGEDDQGSVSPCINVGRDFQAEIPPCSAGGEGSGVWSPEEESPREQLLWKPWDKLEESTDSENLVEKLLFMCSSSCLPGGGSNTELALHCLHYCQGNTMFTSEPLHASSLSSPPSPSLSPVQATLEMLLFSQPSPTGDYHYSGSESWTDSEKSLFSAALETCGKEFSLIQKMVRTKTVGQCVEFFYLSKKLQDKQKKQKEEENRDGEMQQQKSVTPTCQPVSRQFGLEEAVPVPPLASFFPCKLCGKMFYKIKSRNAHMKIHRQPQEDWTDRRLQQQFLTQRLALSRPSSLMPTPGSALLQPQAPARTFSSPGLPGTQSNADNVLNSVTSSNGIPPSNASVLDPGTVVTYSNIAVSNSHVITNNDGGDSNQREPATVLPFHPSWGSFGQDPAAFYCNVEGKDAVGAGTVGGKEPVSWQ